Below is a window of Mucilaginibacter sp. PAMC 26640 DNA.
ACTGGGGCAATAAATTCCTGAACGATGCCTATGACCCCTCAGGAGATATTAAAATTAAAAAGTGGGAGATTACGCTTACGCAAGATCATTTTATCCGCCTCCGCAAAACTTATCAACAGGGTAAACAGGAATATTTTTCCTTTAATTTAAAGCGCTTTGCAGAGATAAATTACTTACCGGGAAGTGCCGCCAACGATACGCTCCAGGTAAAAACACAGGCTGATGATATCATCATGCAAACCTACAGTGATCCGCAGGGAGACCTTGATTCTATGGCAACAATGATTAGCATTCCGGTGAAGAAAATTAGCCCAGCTCGGTTAGATAGCCTGCAACAGGCGTTGCGTTATTTAAAGGCGGGGACAATGTAATAAGGCCAAAGCGGGAGTTAATCGCTGTACCAAAATCCTTCTACTTGCTTCCCAAAGGAAGAAACGGCGCATGCCCCACACCCATTCTAAATCTACGCTATATCACAACCCGTTCGCCCTTGCGGTAATCTCTGCGATATCCAGCACTTTTATTTCCGTTTCTTTTTCCATATGCTTTACGCCATCGGTCAACATCGTCATGCAAAATGGGCATCCGGATGCGATAACATCAGCTTTTGCTTCCATTACATCCAGCATCCGTTCGTCATTGATGTCTTTTTTACCAGGCTCGGGTTCTTTAAACATTTGGGCGCCGCCTGCACCACAGCAAAGGCCGTTGCTTTTGCAGCGTTTCATTTCTACCAGTTCCGTATCTAATATTTCTAACGCAGCGCGTGGCGCTTCATAAACGCCATTGCCACGGCCTAAATAGCAAGGATCATGAAAAGTGATCCTGCGCCCTTTGAAGCTTTCGCCACCCTCCGCCTTGAGTTTGCCTTCATTAATCAAACCCTGGATCAGCTGCGTGTGGTGGATCACTTCATAATTTCCGCCTAGTCCCGGATACTCATTCCTGATCGTATTGAAACAATGCGGGCAGCCGGTCACTATTTTTTTGATCTCGTAAGCATTCATCACTTCGATATTGGTCATGGCCTGCATCTGGAATAAGAATTCATTACCGGCGCGTTTTGCAGGATCGCCGGTGCAGCCTTCTTCTGTGCCTAAAACGGCGTAGCTGATGCCAACATGCTGCAATATCTTGCAGATATCGCGGGTGATCTTCTGCGCCCGCTCATCAAAGCTGCCGGCACATCCTACCCAAAACAATATCTCGGGCTGCCTGCCTTCCGCAGCCATTTCGGCCATGGTTGGAACTTTAAGCATATCAGGCTTTGACATTCCCTGTTCGGATTTATACTGGCTGCTCTCCATTTTGACAATCTTTATTCTTCTTCGCTTATTTGGCTAATGAACTCATCGATGCTGCTGTAATTGGCAAACTTGATGGCCGAATTAATCTCTTTAAGCCGGTTCAGAATAGCTACTACCAGTTCCAGCGCATCAACTTCTTTACCCAGCATATTGGCA
It encodes the following:
- a CDS encoding CoB--CoM heterodisulfide reductase; the protein is MSKPDMLKVPTMAEMAAEGRQPEILFWVGCAGSFDERAQKITRDICKILQHVGISYAVLGTEEGCTGDPAKRAGNEFLFQMQAMTNIEVMNAYEIKKIVTGCPHCFNTIRNEYPGLGGNYEVIHHTQLIQGLINEGKLKAEGGESFKGRRITFHDPCYLGRGNGVYEAPRAALEILDTELVEMKRCKSNGLCCGAGGAQMFKEPEPGKKDINDERMLDVMEAKADVIASGCPFCMTMLTDGVKHMEKETEIKVLDIAEITARANGL